A genomic stretch from Nitrospiraceae bacterium includes:
- a CDS encoding SDR family oxidoreductase, whose amino-acid sequence MPAVVITGASTGIGAACAGFLADHGFQVFAGVRNREAGEALANGRSLRLIPIPLDVTEEASIRNAADRVTHHLGHAGLAGLINNAGIAVGSPLEVISIDQLRRQFEVNVFGQIAVTQAFLPLLRKGRGRIVNMGSIAGRATIPLMGPYSASKFALEALTNALRLELQQWGIQVSVIEPGAIATPIWEKSVNAARDLEVADDSSAAIGYTELIMRIKETVEKAADRAIPPDAVVRAVVHALTASRPRTRYLVGTDAKIRAWMVKWLPDRLNDRLLTWILKLPREGSRL is encoded by the coding sequence ATGCCGGCTGTCGTGATTACCGGTGCCTCAACCGGTATTGGAGCTGCTTGTGCCGGCTTCTTGGCTGATCATGGTTTCCAGGTGTTTGCCGGCGTGCGCAATCGTGAGGCCGGTGAGGCCTTAGCCAACGGCCGGAGCCTCCGGTTGATCCCGATCCCTCTCGACGTAACCGAGGAAGCTTCTATTCGGAACGCAGCGGATCGAGTGACTCACCATCTCGGTCATGCCGGTCTAGCCGGTCTGATCAACAACGCCGGAATTGCAGTCGGGAGCCCCCTTGAAGTGATATCGATCGATCAATTACGACGGCAGTTCGAGGTCAATGTATTTGGGCAAATTGCGGTCACGCAGGCATTCCTGCCGTTGCTTCGGAAAGGACGCGGGCGCATCGTGAACATGGGTTCGATTGCGGGTCGCGCCACGATCCCACTGATGGGACCCTATTCCGCGTCAAAGTTTGCCTTAGAGGCACTCACGAACGCGTTACGTCTTGAGCTGCAGCAGTGGGGAATACAGGTGTCCGTTATCGAACCGGGAGCCATTGCGACACCAATCTGGGAGAAGTCAGTCAACGCTGCGAGGGATCTCGAGGTCGCAGACGATTCATCCGCTGCAATCGGCTATACGGAGCTGATCATGCGGATCAAAGAAACGGTGGAGAAGGCTGCAGACCGGGCGATCCCGCCTGATGCCGTTGTGCGAGCCGTCGTCCATGCATTGACGGCATCACGCCCGCGCACGCGTTATCTGGTGGGAACCGATGCGAAAATTCGGGCCTGGATGGTGAAGTGGTTGCCGGATCGCCTGAACGATCGACTGCTGACGTGGATTTTAAAGCTACCTCGTGAGGGGAGCAGGTTGTGA
- a CDS encoding dTMP kinase, which produces MVDAQYFGDGLTYLNPSDLKGKLIAIEGTDGVGRSTHIEMLQEWLEVQGYGVMTTGWTRSNLMSKTIEMAKEGNILDRWSFTLLYATDFADRLEHQVIPALRSGFIVLADRYIYTALARDFVRSGDRRWVRDVFGFALVPDLVCYLRIDVETLVLRVIESKGMNFWESGMDLRLGGDLYDSFKKYQSLLIEEFDKMTEEFNFEVIDARKSPEEIQEELQNKIRPLLSNHLESPAVLVDSVAHPSPTT; this is translated from the coding sequence ATGGTCGACGCACAGTATTTTGGCGACGGTTTGACGTACCTAAATCCGAGTGACCTCAAAGGCAAACTGATCGCCATCGAAGGAACGGATGGCGTGGGCCGCTCCACCCATATCGAGATGTTGCAGGAATGGCTCGAGGTGCAGGGTTACGGCGTCATGACGACCGGCTGGACTCGGTCCAACCTGATGTCCAAGACGATCGAAATGGCGAAAGAAGGCAACATCCTCGATCGCTGGTCGTTCACGCTGCTCTATGCCACCGACTTTGCCGATCGCCTGGAACATCAGGTCATTCCGGCCCTTCGGTCTGGGTTCATCGTGCTGGCCGATCGATACATCTATACGGCGCTGGCGCGGGATTTTGTCCGGAGCGGAGATCGTAGATGGGTTCGAGATGTCTTCGGGTTTGCCCTCGTGCCCGATCTTGTCTGTTACTTGCGCATCGACGTTGAAACCTTGGTATTGCGTGTCATCGAATCGAAGGGCATGAACTTCTGGGAATCCGGAATGGACCTGCGTCTCGGAGGAGATCTTTACGACAGCTTCAAAAAATACCAGTCGCTGCTGATCGAGGAATTCGACAAGATGACTGAGGAATTTAACTTTGAAGTGATCGACGCTCGCAAATCGCCGGAAGAGATTCAAGAAGAGCTGCAGAACAAGATCCGGCCTCTCCTATCGAATCACTTGGAAAGTCCAGCCGTACTGGTCGACAGCGTAGCCCATCCCAGCCCGACAACTTAA
- the tmk gene encoding dTMP kinase → MSDHPAARSTSHPYPGKLIIVEGIDGSGKSTQLLLLHKWLESKGHKVFFTEWNSSDLVKDTTKRGKKTKSLTPTTFSLLHATDFASRLYHDILPPLKAGMLVLADRYMYTAFARDVVRGVSPEWVRKLYSFAIRPDMAFYFKVPIEIAISRLLGGTRGQFKYYEAGMDMNLSQDVTESFRIFQSRILAQYDKIVDEFDLITMDATKDIAEQQNEMRRVVEAALIDYKPRRGTHGRRTVFWRRFDVPKSE, encoded by the coding sequence ATGAGCGACCACCCAGCGGCCAGATCGACCTCTCATCCTTACCCTGGGAAGCTGATTATCGTCGAGGGTATCGACGGCTCAGGCAAGAGCACGCAGCTCCTTTTATTGCACAAATGGCTGGAGTCCAAAGGGCACAAAGTCTTCTTCACGGAATGGAATTCTTCCGACCTGGTCAAGGATACGACGAAACGAGGGAAGAAGACCAAGAGCCTCACCCCAACGACGTTCAGCTTGCTGCATGCGACCGACTTTGCCAGCCGGCTGTATCATGACATCCTTCCGCCGCTCAAAGCCGGCATGCTCGTGCTCGCCGACCGATATATGTACACCGCGTTCGCCCGGGACGTCGTTCGTGGGGTTTCTCCCGAATGGGTCCGCAAGCTCTACAGCTTCGCGATTCGCCCGGACATGGCCTTTTATTTCAAGGTGCCGATTGAAATCGCGATTTCCCGTTTACTCGGAGGGACCAGGGGCCAGTTCAAGTATTACGAGGCCGGGATGGACATGAACCTGAGCCAGGACGTTACGGAGAGTTTCCGTATCTTCCAATCTCGTATCCTCGCTCAGTATGACAAGATCGTCGATGAGTTCGACCTCATCACGATGGATGCGACCAAAGATATTGCCGAGCAGCAGAACGAGATGCGCCGCGTTGTCGAGGCCGCTTTGATAGACTACAAACCACGACGAGGAACCCATGGTCGACGCACAGTATTTTGGCGACGGTTTGACGTACCTAAATCCGAGTGA
- a CDS encoding cytochrome c maturation protein CcmE, translated as MYSWRISFLALPAFLIIMSAVGLSASLLEIAELLAHPEQYDRQEIVVTGQVTNLQLATNRQGQPAYGFLLKDHAGTLKVISLGQAEVREGDQVIVEGVFSRLRQAGRTIIYNEIKATSIKPVNRLNPDLVG; from the coding sequence ATGTATTCTTGGCGCATATCCTTTCTTGCTCTTCCCGCTTTCCTCATCATCATGTCGGCAGTTGGCCTGTCAGCGAGCCTGCTGGAAATTGCCGAGTTGCTCGCGCATCCCGAACAGTATGATCGACAGGAGATTGTCGTGACGGGCCAAGTCACCAATCTTCAGTTGGCGACAAATCGGCAAGGCCAGCCAGCTTACGGATTCCTGCTCAAGGATCATGCGGGAACGCTGAAGGTGATCAGCCTCGGTCAGGCTGAGGTACGAGAAGGTGATCAAGTGATTGTCGAAGGAGTGTTTAGTCGTCTTCGTCAGGCGGGGCGAACCATCATCTACAACGAAATCAAGGCCACATCCATCAAGCCAGTGAACCGTCTCAATCCCGATCTAGTTGGTTGA
- a CDS encoding chlorite dismutase family protein has translation MSSPEQTPAPKRQYVNFVFYKIDPAWRRLPEDERTRGKQEFVRAIEEYSGKVLVIAYSTVGIRGDCDIMLWRISYELELFQEMSTKVQASGLGKYLSTPYSYLSMTKRSIYVDHHTHENQESKRLTVVPGKAKYIFVYPFLKTREWFLLTKAARQGMMDEHIEVGHRFPSVKLNTTYSFGLDDQEWVVAFESDKPEDFLDLVMALRETEGSRYTLRDTPIFTCIRRSLKEALDTLGG, from the coding sequence ATGTCGAGCCCTGAGCAGACTCCAGCCCCCAAACGCCAATACGTCAATTTCGTCTTCTATAAAATCGATCCGGCTTGGCGCCGCCTTCCAGAGGACGAGCGCACCAGAGGCAAGCAAGAATTCGTGCGGGCGATCGAAGAGTACAGCGGCAAGGTACTCGTGATCGCGTATTCGACGGTCGGAATCCGCGGAGACTGCGATATCATGCTCTGGCGTATCAGCTACGAACTCGAACTCTTCCAGGAAATGAGCACGAAGGTCCAGGCCTCAGGACTCGGCAAATACCTCAGCACACCCTATTCATACTTGTCGATGACAAAGCGATCCATCTACGTTGATCACCACACTCATGAGAATCAGGAGAGCAAGCGGCTGACGGTCGTCCCCGGCAAGGCAAAATACATTTTCGTCTACCCGTTCCTGAAAACCCGCGAATGGTTCCTGCTCACGAAGGCGGCAAGGCAGGGCATGATGGACGAGCATATCGAAGTCGGCCATCGCTTCCCTTCCGTCAAGCTGAATACGACCTACTCCTTCGGGTTGGACGATCAAGAATGGGTGGTCGCGTTCGAGAGCGACAAGCCGGAAGACTTTCTCGATCTCGTCATGGCCTTGCGCGAGACTGAAGGCTCCCGCTATACACTTCGTGATACACCGATCTTTACTTGTATCCGCCGGAGCCTCAAGGAAGCGCTCGATACGCTCGGTGGATGA
- a CDS encoding Ppx/GppA phosphatase family protein yields the protein MPKIAVIDIGTNSIHMVLAEVLPDFSYRIVDRFKDMTRLGNGAFTTRHLSHDAMTRALDVLRNLVTLARNKGFDRIVGVATSAVREAQNGGDFIDLVAKHTQLKVRVVSGIEEARLIFLGVKNSIPLTDQPTLAVDVGGGSVELMAGNRDQLLHAKSLKLGAIRLVDQFLQRTPPAINILRSLEDTVTAQLTAALNSFKIKRFDSLVATSGMAGNLAEIVHLRRTNRPLIQLNLTKISLKDVREIEADLAQSNIKARLAIPGLDPKRADTLLPASLVLRRLMELSGQDELTLCDKAIREGVIFDFIDRHRERLKAEAEIPDLRRRNVVALARRCQAPEVHSLHVASLALRLFDQTQRLHKLSSTERAWLEYAAILHDIGYLINERQHHKHAYYLIVNSELGGLSSDDIHVVANVARYHRRAVPHQKHEGFELLSSKKKRVVRLLSAILRIADALDRTHFSVVRTLDVKLGKTITIHLHVTGDAVLETWAAKGRADLFEQVFRRRVKFTASTEEDEAA from the coding sequence ATGCCGAAGATTGCCGTCATCGACATCGGAACGAACTCCATCCACATGGTCCTGGCCGAAGTCCTGCCTGATTTCAGCTATCGAATTGTGGATCGGTTCAAAGATATGACCCGGCTGGGCAACGGAGCCTTCACGACCAGGCATCTCTCCCATGACGCCATGACTCGAGCGTTAGATGTACTTCGCAATTTGGTCACATTGGCTAGGAATAAGGGGTTCGATCGAATCGTCGGTGTCGCGACCAGCGCTGTTCGGGAAGCCCAAAACGGAGGCGATTTCATCGATCTTGTCGCGAAACATACTCAGCTCAAGGTCCGGGTCGTCAGCGGCATTGAAGAAGCGCGTTTGATTTTCCTTGGGGTGAAGAACAGCATCCCCTTAACGGATCAGCCGACTCTCGCAGTTGATGTCGGAGGAGGCTCTGTTGAGCTCATGGCGGGCAATCGGGACCAACTCCTCCATGCAAAAAGCCTGAAACTCGGCGCAATCCGCCTGGTCGATCAGTTCCTTCAACGAACACCTCCTGCTATCAACATTCTCCGTTCCCTTGAAGACACTGTGACCGCACAACTGACTGCTGCCTTGAATTCGTTCAAAATAAAACGCTTCGATTCGTTAGTCGCAACCTCTGGCATGGCGGGCAACCTCGCTGAGATCGTGCACTTGCGCCGTACGAACCGGCCTTTAATCCAATTGAACCTGACGAAGATTTCCCTCAAAGATGTCCGTGAAATTGAAGCCGACCTCGCCCAGTCGAACATCAAAGCGCGCCTGGCTATTCCGGGCCTCGATCCGAAGCGGGCCGATACCCTTTTACCGGCCTCGCTGGTCTTGCGCAGGCTTATGGAACTGTCCGGACAAGACGAGCTCACCCTCTGCGATAAGGCAATTCGCGAGGGTGTCATCTTCGACTTCATCGACCGGCACCGCGAGCGCCTCAAAGCCGAGGCCGAAATTCCCGATCTTCGTCGTCGGAACGTCGTCGCGCTGGCCCGTCGGTGCCAAGCACCCGAAGTGCATAGCCTGCACGTCGCAAGTCTCGCGCTCCGTCTCTTCGATCAAACGCAACGCCTCCATAAACTCAGTTCCACAGAACGTGCGTGGCTCGAGTACGCCGCCATCCTTCACGATATCGGTTATCTCATCAATGAGCGGCAACACCATAAACACGCGTACTACTTGATCGTGAATAGCGAGTTGGGAGGACTCTCCAGCGATGACATTCACGTCGTCGCCAACGTCGCCCGCTATCACCGGCGCGCCGTTCCACATCAGAAACACGAAGGGTTCGAGCTGCTGTCGAGTAAGAAAAAGCGAGTCGTTCGTCTCCTGTCCGCCATTCTTCGAATCGCGGACGCCCTGGATCGAACACACTTTTCCGTCGTCCGTACTCTCGACGTCAAGCTCGGTAAGACCATCACCATTCACCTGCACGTGACGGGCGATGCCGTTCTAGAGACATGGGCTGCGAAAGGCCGCGCGGATCTTTTCGAGCAAGTCTTCCGTCGACGGGTTAAGTTTACGGCATCAACAGAAGAAGACGAGGCAGCATGA